From Spartinivicinus ruber, the proteins below share one genomic window:
- a CDS encoding pilus assembly PilX family protein — MKNLNKQQGVALVYCLIIMLVLTIIGVSITSSLTSSTKLIANQQANQIALEAAEVALMDAEQWLFSKDNPEHSPIGTEQTDDLKVWYYDPTNKIWQNKEHWKKATKITSYTPIVGTKEKPKYIIEDYGFKQSGGAVNDRNSNSEKKVFYRVTAMGNGPGNSTAYLQTIIMKNAE, encoded by the coding sequence ATGAAAAACCTAAACAAACAGCAAGGGGTAGCGTTAGTATATTGCCTGATAATTATGCTAGTGCTAACCATTATAGGCGTAAGTATTACCAGTTCCTTAACCAGCAGTACTAAGTTAATTGCTAATCAACAAGCTAATCAAATAGCATTAGAAGCAGCAGAAGTCGCTTTAATGGATGCAGAACAGTGGTTATTTAGTAAAGATAATCCAGAACACTCACCCATAGGAACTGAACAGACTGATGATTTAAAAGTATGGTATTATGATCCTACTAATAAAATATGGCAAAATAAAGAGCACTGGAAAAAAGCGACCAAAATAACGAGCTATACCCCAATTGTTGGCACAAAAGAAAAGCCAAAATATATAATAGAAGACTATGGGTTTAAACAAAGTGGTGGAGCGGTAAATGACCGAAACTCTAACTCTGAAAAAAAAGTATTTTATCGAGTTACCGCTATGGGAAATGGCCCAGGAAATAGCACCGCTTATTTACAAACAATTATCATGAAAAATGCAGAATAA
- a CDS encoding coiled-coil domain-containing protein, whose product MTDQLVLVVLANYAVVASLLAVVLAWLLIKQHRISVIKKKLFDNRKVISTLQAILDEMEAELKESGETVPQEWLIEPINRRQVNSLRKQVLTIETAALKHKEPEARDKESNQGYCKLFQKLQKGFQKALSIKAPTYEDYLKEQLASLVEYEKQFDNVKLDLFQAHHLSLTDAICLRKSLIHFELETIRGRLQGDQHQERLNKKIIHYFKTLAPEPEVVQVPATSEASDKKATAEDQESAIESTFTELAIQQSNQKIDGYQEQIASLEHIIALNESMIAKLKKSKPQEGDTEEDYHRELEELLANSQKLIKQLRREIMDYKDEIEKLEYKNKKLQKGMPVEEVEEDQAANDALAQLFERYSMDMGKKEQEIQQLKDEKNALLQKLKQTAVTGTSMDGHYKEAYEEAIQKIKRMTQEYHLLNKMYLDLKNK is encoded by the coding sequence ATGACAGATCAGCTCGTTTTAGTTGTTTTAGCCAATTATGCTGTTGTTGCAAGTTTGCTTGCGGTTGTGCTGGCTTGGCTGTTGATTAAGCAACATAGAATATCCGTTATCAAAAAGAAGCTTTTTGATAACCGCAAAGTTATTAGCACCTTGCAAGCCATTTTAGATGAAATGGAGGCTGAGTTAAAAGAGAGTGGGGAAACCGTACCTCAGGAATGGTTAATTGAGCCAATTAATAGAAGACAGGTTAACTCTCTTAGAAAGCAAGTGTTAACCATTGAAACTGCCGCTTTAAAACATAAGGAGCCTGAGGCTAGAGATAAAGAATCTAACCAAGGTTACTGCAAGCTTTTCCAGAAACTACAAAAGGGCTTTCAAAAAGCACTAAGTATTAAGGCGCCTACTTATGAAGATTATTTAAAGGAACAACTTGCATCACTCGTTGAATATGAAAAACAATTTGACAATGTAAAATTGGATTTATTTCAAGCGCATCACCTTTCGCTTACTGATGCTATTTGCTTGCGTAAGTCATTGATTCATTTTGAGCTGGAAACCATTCGTGGTCGGCTACAAGGGGATCAGCATCAAGAACGGCTCAACAAAAAGATTATACATTATTTTAAAACACTGGCTCCTGAACCGGAGGTGGTACAAGTACCAGCGACATCAGAAGCTTCTGATAAAAAGGCAACAGCTGAAGATCAAGAAAGTGCTATTGAAAGCACTTTTACAGAACTGGCTATTCAGCAGTCAAACCAGAAGATTGATGGTTACCAAGAACAAATTGCCAGCCTGGAACACATTATTGCGCTTAATGAGTCAATGATTGCCAAGCTAAAAAAAAGCAAACCTCAGGAAGGAGATACAGAGGAAGACTATCACCGAGAGCTAGAAGAGCTACTGGCAAACTCGCAGAAGCTGATAAAACAGCTCAGACGTGAAATTATGGATTATAAAGATGAAATCGAAAAACTTGAATATAAAAACAAAAAACTACAAAAAGGAATGCCTGTTGAAGAGGTAGAAGAGGACCAAGCAGCCAATGATGCATTAGCACAACTTTTTGAGCGTTATTCAATGGATATGGGCAAGAAAGAACAAGAAATTCAACAATTAAAAGACGAAAAAAATGCTTTATTACAAAAACTAAAACAAACAGCAGTAACTGGCACTAGCATGGATGGACATTATAAAGAAGCCTATGAAGAGGCCATTCAAAAAATTAAAAGAATGACCCAGGAATATCATTTATTGAATAAGATGTATTTGGATCTTAAAAACAAATAA
- a CDS encoding GspH/FimT family pseudopilin has product MIKKTTGFTLIELMVTIAVLAIIAGIGIPSMSNFIDNNRMNSAKDRLAAAISLARSNAITNNTKTIICGLKTANASECSDTGEWRFGWMVFSDENNNDQYDKGTDKDDGELLVRVDRLSDNSIQYAIHQEAAAKTVKAFYYRPNGLAGAKIGSDKALLAKPLTISICKSGFKTALSLGMIGSAMTKKDQAKDCVEEKK; this is encoded by the coding sequence GTGATCAAAAAAACAACAGGTTTTACCTTAATTGAATTAATGGTAACCATTGCCGTGTTAGCCATTATCGCGGGTATTGGCATACCCTCAATGAGTAACTTCATTGACAACAACCGTATGAATTCAGCAAAGGACCGATTAGCCGCCGCTATCAGCCTCGCCCGCTCCAATGCCATCACCAACAACACCAAAACCATTATTTGCGGCTTGAAAACAGCAAACGCCAGTGAATGCAGTGACACAGGTGAATGGAGATTCGGCTGGATGGTATTTTCAGATGAAAATAATAACGATCAATACGACAAAGGAACTGATAAAGATGATGGAGAACTACTCGTTAGAGTAGATCGATTATCCGACAACAGCATTCAATACGCCATTCACCAAGAAGCAGCAGCAAAGACAGTAAAAGCTTTTTATTATCGCCCTAATGGACTGGCTGGTGCAAAAATCGGAAGTGATAAAGCCTTATTGGCCAAGCCATTGACTATTTCCATTTGTAAAAGCGGTTTTAAAACTGCCCTTTCACTAGGCATGATCGGCTCTGCCATGACTAAAAAAGATCAAGCAAAAGATTGCGTTGAAGAGAAAAAGTAA
- a CDS encoding PilW family protein encodes MRYTFTKQQGFTLIELMIALTLGLFLSGAALMMYVANKNTYGTIVDNSRLQENARYAQKFIQESIMRAGWKAIPHGGADIKFRETTKTDLQDPGWKLDQFITAINSHEGGEDDEGPKKDSDILFTRYYGSSTDQTMQDCSGTAHAESQVVTEILFVNKKYELKCRIVVDNAIEKTITLISGVESLQLLFGADTDKSQDYIANSYMNAADVTSKKLWEKVVSVRIGLLVTSGVFSSNANNKDKEGKKNKYTILDQADIAISDSKLYGQVFNSTVSVRNPLR; translated from the coding sequence ATGAGATATACGTTTACCAAACAACAGGGTTTTACCCTGATAGAGTTAATGATTGCATTAACTCTAGGGTTATTTTTAAGTGGTGCAGCACTAATGATGTATGTTGCTAATAAAAATACCTATGGCACCATCGTAGATAATAGCCGCCTACAGGAAAATGCCCGTTATGCACAAAAATTTATTCAAGAAAGCATCATGCGAGCTGGCTGGAAAGCGATTCCCCATGGAGGAGCAGATATAAAATTTCGTGAAACTACTAAAACTGATTTACAGGACCCTGGCTGGAAGTTAGATCAATTTATTACGGCTATTAATAGTCATGAAGGTGGTGAGGATGATGAAGGCCCTAAAAAAGACAGTGATATTCTCTTTACTCGCTATTATGGCAGCTCAACTGACCAAACAATGCAAGACTGTTCAGGTACCGCACATGCAGAAAGCCAAGTAGTAACAGAAATACTATTTGTGAATAAAAAATATGAATTAAAGTGTCGTATTGTGGTTGATAATGCCATTGAAAAAACCATCACGTTAATCAGTGGTGTAGAAAGTTTACAGTTATTATTTGGCGCTGATACTGATAAAAGCCAAGATTATATTGCCAATAGCTACATGAACGCAGCCGATGTAACCAGTAAAAAACTATGGGAAAAGGTTGTTTCTGTACGAATTGGCTTATTAGTTACATCGGGTGTATTTAGCAGTAACGCTAATAATAAAGACAAAGAGGGTAAAAAAAATAAATACACGATTCTTGATCAAGCGGATATAGCTATCAGCGATTCAAAGCTCTATGGCCAAGTATTCAATAGCACAGTTTCTGTTCGTAACCCACTTCGATAA
- the pilV gene encoding type IV pilus modification protein PilV translates to MNKKLKFSQQGVGMIEVLITLLVMTIGLLGIAGLMLYGVKTSHSNYFRTQAMMATQDLIGRMRANTQGVWDGHYELAKDKTISGESDKCAGKDKSCTPAELAAWDLVQWSGLVGMANGKKGVSTLGLPNASATVKGDASDKGRYTITITWKDIQAEEGGKSDEYKTVVDFCRNTVKDDKHNSCI, encoded by the coding sequence ATGAATAAAAAACTAAAATTTTCCCAGCAAGGGGTTGGGATGATTGAAGTGTTAATCACACTGCTAGTGATGACTATTGGTTTATTAGGCATTGCCGGTTTAATGTTATATGGCGTTAAAACCAGTCACTCTAATTATTTCCGCACCCAGGCAATGATGGCCACTCAAGACTTAATTGGACGTATGCGAGCTAATACCCAAGGTGTTTGGGATGGGCATTATGAATTAGCAAAAGATAAAACTATTTCCGGTGAATCTGATAAATGCGCAGGTAAAGATAAAAGCTGCACTCCTGCAGAGTTAGCTGCATGGGACCTAGTCCAATGGTCAGGCTTGGTAGGTATGGCAAATGGCAAAAAAGGTGTCTCAACCCTTGGTTTACCTAATGCCAGTGCCACTGTAAAAGGTGATGCAAGTGATAAAGGGAGATATACCATTACCATTACCTGGAAAGATATTCAGGCAGAAGAAGGTGGTAAATCAGACGAATATAAAACAGTAGTCGATTTTTGTCGAAATACTGTAAAAGACGATAAGCATAACAGCTGTATTTAA